GGCAAATCACATTTGGACATGGATTGTCGTCTATTTTAACTGGCTATACAGTAAGTTACATTGACTCATCTGTCCACGTTGTATTCGTGACCAACGATATCTGAGTTGTTGTGGTATATTATTTGATTAAACAGTAACCTTTGGCTTGCAGCCCTCCCTTCTTTCTCATCTGGCTACTGCAGCCTGGGGTTTCGGCGACGTTGTTTATCACTTTACTTGGTTGATACAGAATGGCGGGTTTGAGTATCGCGCAACACATGACTGCCCCTTACACCTGCTAGTTTGATGCAGTGCATGACGTAGTCTATTTGTAGAATACCCTAATTTGGTTGAGTGTTAAATTAATAAAACGTTTATATTCTGGCAGATTTTGTATTTTTACCAATTTAGGCCAATGCCCTTACTGCATTGCTGTAGCTATACCCTGGTCTCAATTGGGATTCCCTGTATAAATAGAGGTTAAATTAAAGTATTGTAATTATTATGATACTCAGTAAAGGACAATTTCAGCAGTAACGTGATGTACTTTTCAAAGGTTTTCTATTCCTTTCTAGGTGCATAATCAAAAATACAAGACCAATGTGGGGCATTGTGCCCATAGGGGGCACAGGGGCTGTTTCATGTGTTTGAAAAATACAAAATTATCCAATTTATGGACAGGGGATAAGCTCCCCTCCAGACCACCTCCCTCACATACTTTGTGCCTACAGTGAAAATAtgaacaataataataaaaaatattgtgATATGAATACAAAAGCTGTATTTTGACTCTTGTTTCCTTTTTTGTTTCAGATGTAAAGATGTGAGTGTGGTCTGAGGCAGCTGTGATCCCATGCTTcagcccccccacccaccccagcACCACACTAGAATGTACTTGAACTTGCCTCCAGTCGCGGCTTTGCACACAGAATGGAGGTCATCGTGCGGTGGTCTGCCCAGAGGCTTTAGCGGTCTGCCCCTGTGCTTCAATGACTCTGACAGCGACTTGTCCACCACTGGAACACCCATCTCAGAGAAGGTCCAGATGATCATAGAGAGCCTAAGGAGCACCCAGTCCTCACTCAACATGGGCGACGAGACAGAGGGGAACCAAGTGCTATCAGGGCAACTGGTACAGGAGGCTGGAGCCCGGGGCTCCCAGGGCCAAGGCTTCAAGGTCCGGAGGGGGCCTCCTGTGGTTATGGGACCCAAGCCCAAATTCAGAGGCCCTCTTCCTCTCACTCACACTGATAACTTGCCGGCACTGCCAGAAGTTTCCTATAATGTTGATTCAGAGAGTTCTGACGGCGATGACTCTGTAGATAGAGGCATCGAGGAGGCTATTCAGGAGTACCTGAAGGAAAAGGATGACCACAAACGCAAGGCTGAGCCAGAACCAGCCACTAATATTTTACAGCCACCGAAGATTCCCCGGAGGGAGGCTGCTCCAACCTTTCCAGAACCTACTAAACAACATTCCGACAGCAATAAGATTTTAACTGCCAGCAACCAGGTTCTGAGAAGTGtccaaacagagacacacaacacagcactACCCATGAAAAAATGTTTGAAAAGTAAAATACCCACCTGCAAAGAGAATCCCTGGAAACTGGACACAATAAGCAACACAGCGGTGGTAAAAAAACAATCTTTGGAACAGAAGAGAGGCCCCTCTAATTCCAACCCTCTCTCTGACAAACAGAAGATTCCTGTACTGAAAGCAGTGAAGTTGGAGGAACACTTGTCTGACagtgacagcagcagcagtagtgatgACGGCATTGAGGAGGCTATTCAACGTTACcagcaggagaagaagaaagagagacatgaagGAGGCCCTAAGTCCTCCATACCCCTTCTCGTTTTCAAAGAGGAGTCAGACTCCAGCAGCAGTGATGACGGAATAGAGGAGGCCATCCGCCACTACCAGCtggagaagcagaaagagaaggGTGTACCGAcgctctctctatttctaccCAAACAAAAGCAATTGGGTAAAGCAGCGGCTCCCCTGCACTGTTCAGAGAGCACAAGCACTCAGGCGTCAGCCATGAAAAAACACAAACTGTCTAAAAAGAAGAAACCTGAGACTAGGGATTTAAAATCATCTCTACCTTCTCAAACTCCTGGTTCCTCACTCTCTCTTATCAAGAAGAGATTAGCAGTTAGCAGCCCCAAAGGGAATGGCCTCCTCTTGTCAACTAAAGTGGAGCCGCTgcgagagagggagcaagagcagcacaccaccccaTGCCCAGCCACTCTGAAGGtgaacaccaccaccacagctgAGCTGATGTGTGCTGAGGCTATTCTGGACATTTCTAAAGCTGTCATTAAAATGCCAGGGGCCTTTAACCCTAATGTAGCATCAGCAGGCCATATCAATATTAACAGTAGCTCCACGGAGTCCACTGCCACCACTTCTCTTTTCTCCACAAATtgccatgatgatgatgataataatacaaGTGATGATGAGAGCTCCATTGACAGTGAGGATGGGATCGAACAGGAAATCCGGAAGTTTCTTGAGAACAAAGCCCAAATGCACAAACTGCCATCTGGACCCGGCTCAGATGTTGGTACTACAAGTCCAGGTGGAACCAACACAATAACAGAACCAGAGAAAAACACCAAACTGAGTCCGGCCCAGAAGAAAACACTGAGGCTATCTGTGAAGCAGAAAATAAATCTCAAAGAGGAGTTGGCAGCAGGAGGGGTTCCAAGGAAGGAGAGAGTCATCTCAAAATGAAAGAAGAGGCAGTCCGAAAGCATTTGACCAAGCATGACCAAAGGTCAAGGTCATCTGTTTCCAACCTGAAAAAATCCCCACTGAAATCAGTGATGAGAGGGGAACCTAAGAGTGGAGACAAGAGTAGCTCACTGGACAGTGACGAGGACCTGGACACTGCAATAAAAGACTTGCTTAAGACTAAGAAGAAGTTGAAAAAGAAGACTAGAGATATGAAGTTGAAGTCAAGGAAGGGCCTTGAGGATGAGAAGCCGTTGTCTAGAAAAACAGAGTTAAAGAAGCTGGGTATGGACCATGTGCCCAAGACTACCAGCCTTTTGAAAACTAGCCTTAaaatcactactactactgcccagagtagtaacaacaacagaaaaaaaGGCACATTTAGTACGAATGTGTCACAGTATCCACAGAGCAATGAGAAGAAAGAGCCCCTCAACCAGACAGATGAGATGGACCGATCTCAAGGGAACAGGGATGTAGAAGGCCTGTCAAGAGAGACTATCCCAGTTGTTCAGATCAAGGAAGAGAGCAGTTCAGTGGACAGTGACGACAGCATCGAACAGGAGATCAGAAAGTTCCTGGCAGAAAAGGCCAAGGTTTCTACTACCACAGTGAAAAcagatgacagagaggagattgTGAATGGCAAAGGCAAAACAGCAGTCCCTCTCAAGGAGAAATGCATAAAATTGGAAAATCTGCTGGCTGAAATTCCAAGGATAGATGTTGCTCAATTCCCTGACCTGCCTCGTCAGAGCAG
The sequence above is drawn from the Oncorhynchus gorbuscha isolate QuinsamMale2020 ecotype Even-year linkage group LG11, OgorEven_v1.0, whole genome shotgun sequence genome and encodes:
- the LOC124049154 gene encoding LOW QUALITY PROTEIN: protein phosphatase 1 regulatory subunit 26-like (The sequence of the model RefSeq protein was modified relative to this genomic sequence to represent the inferred CDS: deleted 2 bases in 1 codon) — encoded protein: MYLNLPPVAALHTEWRSSCGGLPRGFSGLPLCFNDSDSDLSTTGTPISEKVQMIIESLRSTQSSLNMGDETEGNQVLSGQLVQEAGARGSQGQGFKVRRGPPVVMGPKPKFRGPLPLTHTDNLPALPEVSYNVDSESSDGDDSVDRGIEEAIQEYLKEKDDHKRKAEPEPATNILQPPKIPRREAAPTFPEPTKQHSDSNKILTASNQVLRSVQTETHNTALPMKKCLKSKIPTCKENPWKLDTISNTAVVKKQSLEQKRGPSNSNPLSDKQKIPVLKAVKLEEHLSDSDSSSSSDDGIEEAIQRYQQEKKKERHEGGPKSSIPLLVFKEESDSSSSDDGIEEAIRHYQLEKQKEKGVPTLSLFLPKQKQLGKAAAPLHCSESTSTQASAMKKHKLSKKKKPETRDLKSSLPSQTPGSSLSLIKKRLAVSSPKGNGLLLSTKVEPLREREQEQHTTPCPATLKVNTTTTAELMCAEAILDISKAVIKMPGAFNPNVASAGHININSSSTESTATTSLFSTNCHDDDDNNTSDDESSIDSEDGIEQEIRKFLENKAQMHKLPSGPGSDVGTTSPGGTNTITEPEKNTKLSPAQKKTLRLSVKQKINLKEELAAGGVPRKERVIKMKEEAVRKHLTKHDQRSRSSVSNLKKSPLKSVMRGEPKSGDKSSSLDSDEDLDTAIKDLLKTKKKLKKKTRDMKLKSRKGLEDEKPLSRKTELKKLGMDHVPKTTSLLKTSLKITTTTAQSSNNNRKKGTFSTNVSQYPQSNEKKEPLNQTDEMDRSQGNRDVEGLSRETIPVVQIKEESSSVDSDDSIEQEIRKFLAEKAKVSTTTVKTDDREEIVNGKGKTAVPLKEKCIKLENLLAEIPRIDVAQFPDLPRQSSCEQRGVPERGIFPNTPPIQPVPGNHTPETARGSCLLSTLTPSSYPPALEPANGAVSGAARSEKRKSSSSDPGSGDTHLSANSEMAREHSYRSFPSTSYPLSRTDSEQWRKSQVIPTTETKEKIHNRNPFQYSSPSFGEKRATTPAYQCVVPASIYSRRRNIEPAPDTPVSTRPAAVRTGSSIRSPLVPFHRPSSSETISTSAAVFSSPFPSLTRRPTETGPSGRYFLQGHESGSRWSQTPTLTPGLSESSVVHVAKDKTMFVELFTNETNHVQVRSREVKVSEGKEERRRDLPAGESERERECRKTEQIGRRGEECVDETDVSESDERTSPEQQGFHTLSLSSSIDPGITLSPYIALNTEERSKRFRWMCKAVAVNQPKKTKFEKPVKRMLQFLPLSRKNKATGK